A single region of the Gracilibacillus caseinilyticus genome encodes:
- a CDS encoding GNAT family N-acetyltransferase produces the protein MIRQFSLLDIQNIVPLMEQLGYPANKSQLEKRLSAIGELSNAYMLVAEMDGEVFGFLGMFLQHYFEYDGQYAQIGIFIVDKDHRRQGIGKQMLERAEKWAKANGARAVMINSGNRNERLAAHQMYENLGYEAKSIGFIKNIIINDSDDGET, from the coding sequence TTGATACGTCAATTTAGCTTGCTAGACATACAGAATATTGTTCCGTTAATGGAACAGTTAGGTTATCCAGCCAATAAATCGCAGCTGGAGAAAAGGCTTTCTGCTATTGGAGAGCTATCGAACGCTTACATGCTTGTAGCTGAAATGGATGGAGAAGTGTTCGGTTTCTTAGGAATGTTTCTACAGCATTACTTTGAATACGATGGTCAGTATGCTCAAATTGGTATATTTATAGTTGATAAGGACCATCGTCGACAAGGAATTGGTAAACAGATGCTTGAACGTGCAGAAAAATGGGCAAAAGCCAATGGCGCACGTGCAGTTATGATAAATAGTGGAAATCGAAATGAACGATTGGCAGCTCATCAAATGTACGAAAATTTAGGTTATGAGGCAAAGAGCATAGGATTTATAAAAAATATTATAATCAATGACTCAGATGATGGAGAGACCTAA
- a CDS encoding DUF5412 family protein, which yields MKDKENLQTKTRTWFTIILSSATSIRHKLVLFFTSFFSSMSVTEHIQSVRSPDDHFTLDFYLYEAGAAGLFGIRAELDGPLSFKKKFYFADNADQLKVERESNHVISIISYIWTDIYLGFCKRLKYEEGE from the coding sequence ATGAAAGACAAGGAAAATTTGCAAACAAAAACAAGAACCTGGTTTACCATCATTTTGTCATCCGCTACTTCGATTAGGCATAAACTCGTGCTATTCTTTACCTCTTTCTTTTCATCCATGAGTGTTACGGAACATATTCAATCCGTACGTTCTCCTGATGATCATTTCACTCTTGACTTTTATCTATATGAGGCTGGAGCTGCTGGTTTATTTGGAATCAGAGCAGAATTAGACGGACCGCTATCGTTTAAGAAGAAATTCTATTTTGCAGATAATGCAGATCAGCTGAAAGTAGAACGGGAAAGTAATCATGTGATATCGATCATAAGTTACATCTGGACTGACATATATTTAGGTTTTTGTAAGCGTTTAAAATATGAGGAGGGTGAATGA
- a CDS encoding zinc dependent phospholipase C family protein, giving the protein MGSRIMHIIIGNKIAESLKIEDKTTFLLGNIAPDAVFSHEEKTASHFYAGEIQDFTRKIDYNTFLHKYSNLTENPYILGYIAHLIADDIWLRGFNLSWLRNRMEADPDLYQLYHHDFRLLNGKLLREYGFTADLRKSLGRFSEMINLDEVKPDDVEKFVPYVLGDMEYTEEQLHEKLRVFTLDQIIGYVETSVNLGVFNVKRVLANQV; this is encoded by the coding sequence ATGGGTTCAAGGATCATGCATATAATAATCGGTAACAAAATTGCAGAGTCGCTCAAAATAGAAGATAAAACGACATTTTTATTGGGGAACATTGCCCCAGATGCAGTATTTTCACACGAGGAGAAAACAGCTTCACATTTTTACGCAGGTGAAATACAAGATTTTACGAGAAAGATTGATTATAACACCTTTCTGCATAAATACAGTAACCTGACAGAAAACCCTTATATACTAGGATATATTGCACACTTAATTGCAGATGATATATGGTTAAGAGGTTTTAATCTTTCCTGGCTGCGAAACAGAATGGAAGCAGATCCTGACTTGTATCAGTTATACCATCACGATTTTCGCTTATTAAATGGAAAATTGCTTAGGGAATATGGTTTTACTGCAGACCTAAGAAAAAGTCTCGGTCGTTTTTCTGAAATGATTAATTTAGATGAAGTGAAGCCCGACGATGTGGAAAAATTTGTCCCTTATGTGTTAGGTGATATGGAATACACTGAGGAGCAATTACATGAAAAACTCAGAGTATTTACGCTTGATCAGATCATTGGTTATGTAGAGACATCCGTTAATCTAGGTGTTTTTAATGTAAAGCGAGTTCTTGCAAATCAAGTATAA
- a CDS encoding NIPSNAP family protein, producing MIYRRKMYHVDPSVVKDFNEHFNKTLLPTQLKYGARLVGRWMTEDKDGVIEIFAIWEYSSFEDYEQIESKVKGDDQHVKRVQQWFEKMGRKYNLKELFYKIDQDFLKTTVPVDKS from the coding sequence ATGATTTATCGTAGAAAAATGTACCATGTCGATCCATCTGTTGTTAAAGATTTTAACGAACATTTTAACAAAACCCTTTTACCGACCCAGCTTAAATATGGTGCGCGATTAGTTGGCAGATGGATGACGGAAGATAAGGATGGAGTCATCGAGATTTTTGCGATATGGGAATATAGCAGCTTCGAGGACTATGAACAGATTGAAAGCAAAGTGAAAGGTGACGACCAGCACGTTAAGCGCGTTCAGCAATGGTTTGAAAAAATGGGACGGAAATATAATCTCAAAGAATTATTTTATAAGATTGATCAAGACTTCTTGAAAACAACAGTCCCAGTAGATAAATCATAG
- a CDS encoding GNAT family N-acetyltransferase, which produces MFKSAIDAESNLAILEPRHAAELYQLVDESRDSIGEWLAFPKKTNKIEDSKIFIEKSLKRLTENNGYWAGIWHKEKMAGSIGFLYMDWNTRKTEIGYWLGDNFKGKGLATKAVSRFILHAFHNLDLNKVEINAARTNEKSRAIPERLGFQQEGIIRDYEYINGEYRDRVVYGL; this is translated from the coding sequence TTGTTTAAATCAGCTATCGACGCAGAAAGTAATCTTGCTATTTTGGAGCCAAGACATGCTGCAGAATTATATCAATTAGTAGACGAGAGTCGTGATAGTATAGGAGAATGGCTTGCTTTTCCTAAGAAAACGAACAAAATAGAAGATTCGAAAATATTTATTGAAAAATCGTTGAAGCGATTAACAGAGAATAATGGCTACTGGGCTGGGATTTGGCATAAAGAAAAAATGGCTGGTTCCATCGGTTTCTTATACATGGATTGGAATACTAGAAAAACCGAAATTGGCTATTGGTTAGGTGATAATTTTAAAGGTAAAGGTTTAGCAACAAAGGCTGTTTCTCGCTTTATTCTCCATGCATTCCATAATCTTGACTTGAATAAAGTGGAGATAAATGCAGCTAGAACAAATGAAAAGAGTAGAGCGATACCGGAACGACTTGGTTTTCAACAAGAGGGAATCATTCGAGACTATGAATATATAAATGGTGAATATCGCGACCGGGTTGTCTATGGTCTTTGA